The genomic segment GGTCAGCAAGATCATGAAATACATGGAACTTGAATGGAATCCAAAAGCACATCCATTTCAGTGGACATACAAGGGAAAAGTATGTTGCGCATAATTACGGAAACGAACTTAGAAAATCCTCTACTAGCTGGATGCCTTTCAACAACTATTTAAAATAGAAAGGAATACCCTTCTATGGTGTTGCCAACAGATTTGCTTGAAAGTTCGATAAACAAAGAGATTTCTCTCCTGCTTAAAGATGGGAGAATCCTGAGCGGCCGCCTCACAGGCTACGACCAGTACATGAACCTGGTTATAGAAGATACGAGGGAGAAAACTGAGGATGCGGAACGACGCCTTGGTTTCGTTGTGCTGAGAGGAAATAATATCGTGAGCATAGCCCTGAAATAATTTCGAGGCAAAATATTTAAAATGGGGCGGGGTTAATGGTATAAATGAATATCAAAAATATGAATCTCAGTTCTATCGAGGCGAGAAGATACTCCAAGATGCAGAACAGGCCTATGAATATCCGCATTGACCATAACAGTACTGTCACTCTCTTTACAGTGGTAAAGAAGGGAGAAGCTCAGGTCGAATTCGAGTACACCGCCAGTTACGGTCCACTGGGTCTGATAAAATTCGGGGGAGATTTTGTATATGAAGGAAATGATGCAGAGGAAGTGGCGAAAAGATGGAATGAAAAAAAGAATATGCCCGATGAAGTTGCGTCCCGCATTCATACCGCCATAATGCATTTTTGTTTGCCAGAAGCGGTCATGGTCTCAAGGGATTTGCGTCTGCCACCGCCGATACCGATGCCCCAGGTGAGATTCGATAAGCAGTCAAAAGAAAAAGGAACAGGATACAGTCCCGAGGTTGCATAGTCCTTTCTTTTTCATTCCGAACAAAAATTATAAAATTAGCGTAGCTATTCTATATACATGGCTTTTCAGCTGAGGGTCATGAAAAATACACCGCTAACTGGTGAGGATGACTATGAGAAAGTTGCAGTTGATTTTCTTAAGTTCATAGGATACATGCCTGACGGGGCAGATAAGTCGTCCATACCATATAAACTCTTCGAGTGTTTTATGCTTCATCCGGATAAGGAATGGATGGTGGATGAACTTTCGGTGACTTTGAATGCCACAAAGGCAACGGTGTACCGCCATCTTAACAAACTCAAAGGAATGGATATCCTGGAGGAAGGAAAGGAGGGGGAGGGAAATGCCGTACGGAAAACGTATCGCTTAAGATATGGAAACCTCGAAAGGGCATGGAGTTTTGTAGAGGCCCATGTTAAAGTCGCGATGGAAAATTATGGGGAAACAATAATTCATCTTCAAAAACTACTGGAAAGGAGGTTCTAGATGGATGATATTGAGTTAACGGAGGGCTCGAAATATGTTGTCCGTTCCATAGGCTCAGATAAAGATACGATGGTAACGAGAGGAACTTTTACAGGGTATGCATACATAGGAAAAGAAGAGGGAGGGATGTGTATAAAAATGGATGCATCACACAAAGATATGGAAGGCAAGATTAGAATTATACCCATAAGCATGATTTTATCTATAGACGTCATAGAAAAAAAGAGTGAGAAGCACGGCAGGGGCGAGAGCGTAGTAGATCATTATTATGGTTAGATAAAATGGGAACGCAGATAGGCATAGTTGGCAAGCCGAATGTGGGCAAAACCACATTTTTCAATGCGGCAACAAATGCACATGCGGAGATGGCTTCTTATCCTTTTACAACCATTGACGCAAATAGGGGGGTCATGTATGCCCGCACTTCATGCCCGTGCAGGGAATTTGACATTAAATGCAATCCCCATAACTCAGAATGCAGGGAGGGGATAAGATACGTGCCCAT from the Candidatus Thermoplasmatota archaeon genome contains:
- a CDS encoding LSM domain-containing protein produces the protein MVLPTDLLESSINKEISLLLKDGRILSGRLTGYDQYMNLVIEDTREKTEDAERRLGFVVLRGNNIVSIALK
- a CDS encoding transcriptional regulator codes for the protein MAFQLRVMKNTPLTGEDDYEKVAVDFLKFIGYMPDGADKSSIPYKLFECFMLHPDKEWMVDELSVTLNATKATVYRHLNKLKGMDILEEGKEGEGNAVRKTYRLRYGNLERAWSFVEAHVKVAMENYGETIIHLQKLLERRF